In Papaver somniferum cultivar HN1 chromosome 1, ASM357369v1, whole genome shotgun sequence, a genomic segment contains:
- the LOC113306260 gene encoding NDR1/HIN1-like protein 6 encodes MSGHHRVHPMDVETNTGGPPKYVMLSENGGDGGVRPPPYRRNIPRYHSTAQPYKKKGNCCLKCICCFYCFLFILIFGLSAFVFYIYAIYQPKMPTYKVDHIGIGAFDLQADFSLYTEFDVTVRAENPNERITIFYAPESSIAITYSDSTLCTGKIPTFKQGHQNVTFLDIVLKGKSEFGSGLQEALLDNRKTGKIPLLIIVRAPIVIEMGDLPLKQVTFLVNCSLVIDSLTPRKQVKILSTTYHGAIELS; translated from the coding sequence ATGTCCGGCCACCATAGGGTCCACCCCATGGATGTAGAAACGAATACTGGTGGACCTCCAAAATATGTAATGTTATCAGAAAATGGTGGAGACGGTGGTGTTCGTCCGCCTCCTTATCGTCGTAACATCCCGCGTTACCATTCTACTGCTCAACCTTACAAGAAGAAAGGAAATTGTTGTCTCAAATGTATTTGTTGTTTCTACTGTTTTCTTTTCATACTTATCTTCGGGTTATCTGCTTTTGTTTTCTATATCTACGCTATATACCAACCCAAAATGCCTACTTATAAAGTCGATCATATTGGTATTGGTGCTTTCGATCTTCAAGCTGATTTCAGTCTCTATACAGAATTTGACGTTACTGTTAGAGCCGAAAACCCCAACGAAAGAATTACTATTTTCTATGCACCTGAAAGTTCAATCGCTATCACTTATTCTGATTCAACACTCTGTACAGGAAAAATACCAACGTTTAAACAGGGTCATCAAAATGTGACTTTtttggatattgttttgaaaGGTAAAAGTGAATTCGGTTCAGGTCTTCAAGAAGCTCTCCTGGATAACAGAAAAACAGGAAAAATTCCTCTATTGATTATTGTTAGAGCGCCTATCGTTATCGAGATGGGGGACTTGCCATTAAAGCAAGTTACGTTTCTTGTTAATTGTTCATTAGTCATTGATAGTTTGACACCCAGAAAACAAGTCAAAATTCTTTCGACAACATACCATGGTGCAATTGAACTGTCATGA